The Anopheles moucheti chromosome 3, idAnoMoucSN_F20_07, whole genome shotgun sequence genome contains the following window.
AATGGCCGTGTGGCCTAATGGAGAAGGCGTCGGACTTCGGATCCGAAGATTGCAGGTTCGAGTCCTGTCACGGTCGCACTCGCATTTGTGAgagaagtttttttcctcttttcgtGCTATCACCTTTTCAGATCATATGAATGCAGAGCATAAATGTTAGCGCGTTATTTCCTTacaaatgcaattttattgtctttatatgtatatgtgttaaataaaattttatctgCACactgataaaaaataattcatgatTAAGGGTTTCATCAAAAGGGAAATTGCCGTTCACACAATCCACCATGCGACTGCTGCGCTAATCCAGCATAATACTCTGCCCTTATCTTTATTTATCCTACTTTATCATCTTTTCTAGGGCTTGTGCAGCATTTGCTCCCTTTGCATTTCAGTTGGTTCGATATTTCTTTCGTGTAATAAAAAACCACTGCTATGGACGTGTCCGCCAGGCTGCGTTTAATACCGCACGAGGATGTCTTCCAGCGGTTTTCGCTGGAGGTCCGGTACGGTACAGTCATCGGCTGGATATCCTACGGGTAGTAACACCAGCAGCTTCTCATTCGGGGGTCGTTCGAGCAGGGTGCGAAGCATTGGTCCACAGTTTAGCGGAGTGGTAACGAGCGAACTCAACCCGGCACACTGTAACGCACAGAGCAGCATCCCAGTCGCGATCGAGGTCGATATTTCGTTATAGTAATGTTGCTTTTTGTCGGTGCCGGTGGAATTATCTTTATAACCGTAAGTTTGCTTGAACACTAGCACAAGATGCGGTGCCTCCGTAAGGTACTCCTTGACGTGGTTCGTGCGAATTGGACGCAGATCGGTCACCCACTGCTTCGCCATTCGTTGGGTGTAGTTAACGAATTCTTCAGCTTCGATAATTTCCCGGATGCTTGTCTTGATCGAAGGATCGGACACGAGGCAGAAAGTCCACGGTTCCGTATGGGCGCCACTAGGGGCCGTGCCAGCCACCTGGATGCATCGTTCCACGATGGCAACATCGACCGGTCGGGAGCTAAACTTGCGCACGCTACGTCGATTGTTGGCAATGGCATAAAACTGGTTGGCCGCTTCTAGTGCATCGGTCGCGAGGGTAACTGTTGCACCGGTGTATGGAATGTGTGGTTTCTCCTCCAGTGCCGGTAACGGATCATATTCAGCATGTTCCAGATCTGGCGGAAAGGATGTCATGCTTTGAATATGcgttcactctctctctctctctgcagTACAATATCCTACTTACCTCCGACGTATTCGATACCATCCAGTTTATTACCACTCTTCTCGGTGGCAGCTGGTTCCGATATTCTCAGCTTCTTGTTGCGACCGTATCGATGTTTGTCGTAAAGTGAAATGGCCAGATAGAGACCCACCAGCACCGGAAAGATGTAGTTCCAATAGGTAACGAGCGCCGAACTGCTGATAAACGAATCGACAAGATCCTCCAGGTAGGAAGCCATGACTCCTATCAAACCGTTACTATGGATGGTTTGGTGGTTTGATTCTTAGCAACGTAACCTAGCGATCATCACCGAACGAAGCTTGCTGATGAACTGGAACCCACTGCGGTCGCacgcaaaacacaaaccccaTTATCATCAATTCCACCAGAGCCCTAACCTCTAACTCATACGCAGGTTTCGCCTTCTCGTGCCATTTCCATCGTTATCTAGCTTCATCCCAAGTTCGCGCGCGCGAGCTGTTTCGTTCATTCCCCAATGCATTTATCGCAACTGAAGGGGAAACTAGCAGTGCGCAAATGCAACACATGCATACGCATCCTGCCCTCCACTGGACGATCAATGGTGAGTGAAGGTTTAGGTGAATCGTTCCGTCTGTGGGACAAGGGCACGGGTCAGAGTTATGGTCATGTACGTCGCGTTTCGCGCTGAGCTTTTAATGATGCTTACACACTGACACAAAGtcacgacgatgatgatgagggtGTGAACCGAACCGGCTGCGATAGGTTCTGCGACCGATGTCGTAACCCGTAGTGTGGCAGTAAATGGAGTTGCAGCTGGAAGCAAATAATAGAGATCATGCGATCGCGAATCTTAGAGGGTGGTAGCGTGCGGGAGGAGGATATATGACTTACCAATGTGGTTCTTCGTAGGTGAGCCGTTTAATTATAGTTTATCACCATATCACCATATCACCGGTGCGTGCTTTCAGTGTGGAATTTGTTAGTAACTTGCTGCCTTCAAACTTCCTTTCTTAGCCTTAATTTTAATTCTCCATACAGCAGCGCCAAGGAGTTTATTTTGTGTTGGGGGAGTGTTTTAAATTTCAGCTGCGGCAGATCAAACTGTAGACGGAGTAGGCCCAGAAGCAATGCAAAAGGCAAGGGAAATAATTCGTTTCATTCCAGGTCTCCAAGTTTTAAGGTCAGAAAAAGGAAATTCAACCAAAGTCACTTTTATGAGTTGTTCGCATATCTACTAAGGAACTTTTGGGCACTTTTTACGCTTACCTAAACCAAACAGTGCCAACCACTCAACATGAGGATGCTTCTTCACATGTTACCTTGTCGCTATTGCGAGTAATATCGGATAACACCTGATCGCCAGTGGTATGTTGTTGGCTTTCGCAACGAACAAATTCCAAGCTGGCTTCAAGATGACGAATTATCATAGAAATGTTCCCCTTCACTTGGGTTTGATGATTACCCAGAAAATAAAACCTAAACAAGCGAAAAAGAATGAATAACGAATAATATGCTGTGTGCAAAGCAACTTCTCCAAATAATCAATCACTGTGGCTGTCGCTggaaaaaatttaaattgtttgcgCCTAACTGTAGGCAATGTGTAATTACCGGTGTATGGACAAGGAGGTAATTTTTAGGATAGGAAATTttgaatcaaaacaaacaagaacgaACTGGTTTTTCGGATACCTCGAATAGACAAGTTCTACGAAGTACGGCTGCATTGATTCATTTCACCTTCTCTACTCAAAGCGTCAAGACGTAAGCTAGTGCAAAGAACGCAAAATGTTGTCCGCCTGGCAAAGTTGGTTGGATAAACAACGTAAAAATTGTAACAAATTCCGATGGAACAGTTGTGTACAGCCGGCAAAAGCACCATCCACCGAATTCGCCTTCACTGAGCAGCAAAACTGGACTCCCGGATCGCGCCATCAGAGGTAATCAATTCCGTGCCGGGTCTACCGGGTTGTGCATCGGATATGCGTTCTtacgtttttgtttctttactgTAAAGCCTACCCAGACGATTGTTCGGAAATTTCAGATCGGAAAGAAACATAAGCGAAGAGGTGGAAcaatcttttttaaaacattttcttaaAGGTACGTATCGCAGCGCATTGTGTTTTGTGCTCGAAAACAGGcttttgtttctatgtttatttttcttgctATTTTCCAGAACATGGCCTATACAATAAGCATCAGACGATACAGCAACGGCGGCGTTTGAAATATCTTCTGGAATTGGAGCAACGTACCTCGCTACTACTTGGAGAGAAGCGTAAAGATGTGCCGATCATGCAAAGTGACACCGGTCCTCGGACATGTTTGATCGAGCTTCATTCTATGCCATGCCATGAACCCAATGCAACTCCTAAACTGCTCAACGCCAGCTCCGTTCAATCGCCAA
Protein-coding sequences here:
- the LOC128302603 gene encoding iodotyrosine deiodinase, whose translation is MASYLEDLVDSFISSSALVTYWNYIFPVLVGLYLAISLYDKHRYGRNKKLRISEPAATEKSGNKLDGIEYVGDLEHAEYDPLPALEEKPHIPYTGATVTLATDALEAANQFYAIANNRRSVRKFSSRPVDVAIVERCIQVAGTAPSGAHTEPWTFCLVSDPSIKTSIREIIEAEEFVNYTQRMAKQWVTDLRPIRTNHVKEYLTEAPHLVLVFKQTYGYKDNSTGTDKKQHYYNEISTSIATGMLLCALQCAGLSSLVTTPLNCGPMLRTLLERPPNEKLLVLLPVGYPADDCTVPDLQRKPLEDILVRY
- the LOC128304893 gene encoding uncharacterized protein LOC128304893 — protein: MLSAWQSWLDKQRKNCNKFRWNSCVQPAKAPSTEFAFTEQQNWTPGSRHQSLPRRLFGNFRSERNISEEVEQSFLKHFLKEHGLYNKHQTIQQRRRLKYLLELEQRTSLLLGEKRKDVPIMQSDTGPRTCLIELHSMPCHEPNATPKLLNASSVQSPKLRRGCSLSALASTLASATDSNGNISSDEVTVSLPSITQEAKDTAKPKCLKTVSWETSSTSVTKSLLETAV